The Aphis gossypii isolate Hap1 unplaced genomic scaffold, ASM2018417v2 Contig00979, whole genome shotgun sequence genome includes a window with the following:
- the LOC114123636 gene encoding zinc finger MYM-type protein 1-like, with protein MDKKNKVFGIFNFKSVKNESLCENNEPQEALENNSVTEVDSDDPPVLPDVQKLPSEGIDIGDINTGPIRPKLQTYPKTVFGKQNRGFSSTLFDGFPWLEYSIQRDAVFCYPCRVFGTGRSEDTFVTKGFRNWKKISGSISKTSKFNSKSKLEIHATTKQHLINSEKWAAYTQNIKSGSVHTQMASAYREKVLKNRAYIKNLIDIILYLGRQGLAFRAHNEEKTSINQGNFKEACVLLSKCNEEFSTIFNEKTNYTSWSIQNDLINISAQMIKNTIVNELIESGFFSVMCDEARCFRQEQMSICVRYTKNLKVYERFLGFIDVSENQNADALATAMVSFFEINKINVPIVAQAYDGANVMSGKFNGVQQKIKSKYPYAVYTHCMAHRINLIVLDMCKLVKDTRIVFNCLETLYVYFSHPANDAKFTEIQVKLGIKKTSLTRLSDTRWNCRVRNCVAVKLNFKAIVTLLNDEINSSINKDVVQAIGIMTIITKPSFIVNLIILEEVLQIINILSTQLQKKDATLGNAVTLIEGVIKTFESLRTEDGFHNIWEKIINFTKINNIIPDFPGPNSKTSKRQRQSTSNLEDFHVFATTSSEQQNQNKFNQYTESYWRTHFYQIIDTLIIHFNKRFSSNSLELATSIDYFHKMNYYESQCFIEQYKDLLNVDVNTLQSEMLVVKNCVSLRNPSFTLEDIKLIMDAELYPNLYKLLSLSLTIPISSATCERSFSAMRKIKNWLRTSMNHDRFTNLSLIYIERDLSNELCNEKILDKFAISKRRFQL; from the exons atggataaaaaaaataaagtgtttggtattttcaattttaaaagtgtaaaaaatgAATCCTTGTGTGAAAATAATGAACCTCAGGAAGcacttgaaaataattctgTTACTGAAGTTGACTCTGATGATCCACCTGTTTTACCGGATGTGCAAAAGTTGCCTTCTGAGGGTATTGATATTGGGGATATAAATACAGGTCCGATTCGTCCAAAGTTACAG acATATCCAAAAACTGTTTTTGGCAAACAAAACAGAGGATTTTCATCTACATTGTTTGATGGTTTTCCTTGGCTTGAATACAGTATTCAAAGGGATGCTGTATTTTGCTATCCATGTAGAGTTTTTGGAACTGGGAGGTCAGAAGATACTTTTGTTACCAAAGGGTTTAGAAATTGGAAAAag ataagtGGATCTATTTCTAAGACTtccaaatttaattcaaagtcaaaattagaaattcaTGCTACAACTAAGCAACATTTGATTAATTCAGAAAAATGGGCCGCATATACTCAGAACATAAAATCAGGTTCTGTACACACTCAGATGGCAAGTGCATATCgtgaaaaagtattaaaaaatagagcttacataaaaaatttgattgacataattttgtatttgggCCGTCAAGGACTAGCATTCCGTGCGCATAACGAAGAAAAAACATCAATTAACCAAG gtAATTTTAAGGAAGCTTGTGTTTTACTGTCTAAATGTAATGAAGAATTTTCCACCATATTCAACGAAAAAACCAATTATACTAGTTGGTCAATTCAAAATGACCTTATAAACATCTCTGctcaaatgataaaaaacacaattgtCAATGAGCTGATAGAAAGTGGATTTTTTAGTGTCATGTGTGATGAAGCAAG ATGTTTCAGACAAGAGCAGATGTCAATTTGTGTACGTTATACCaagaatttaaaagtttatgaacgatttttaggttttattgATGTGTCTGAGAATCAAAACGCAGATGCTTTGGCTACTGCTATGGTcagtttttttgaaataaataaaataaatgtacctattgtagCCCAAGCATATGACGGTGCTAATGTTATGTCGGGTAAATTCAACGGAGTAcaacaaaaaatcaaatcaaaataccCGTATGCTGTATACACTCATTGTATGGCACATCGAATAAATCTAATTGTTCTAGATATGTGCAAATTGGTAAAG gatactagaatagtatttaattgtcTTGAGAcattgtatgtttatttttcacacCCTGCTAATGATGCAAAATTCACCGAGATTCAAGTAAAATTAGGTATCAAAAAAACTTCTTTGACTCGTTTAAGTGATACACGTTGGAATTGTCGTGTAAGAAACTGTGTTgctgtaaaattaaactttaaagctATAGTTACATTGTTAAATGATGAAATCAATTCTTCCATAAATAAAGATGTTGTACAAGCAATag gcattatgactattattactaaaccatcatttattgttaatctCATTATTTTGGAAGaagtattacaaattataaatatattgtctaCCCAGCTACAAAAAAAAGATGCTACATTAGGAAACGCTGTTACTTTAATTGAAGGAGTCATTAAAACCTTTGAGTCCTTACGCACAGAAGAtggatttcataatatatgggaaaagataatcaattttaccaaaatcaataatataatacctgatTTTCcag gtCCCAATAGTAAAACAAGTAAACGTCAACGCCAATCAACAAGTAATTTAGAAGATTTTCATGTTTTTGCAACTACAAGTTCTGAGcagcaaaatcaaaataagtttaatcaaTATACAGAAAGTTATTGGAGGactcatttttatcaaattatagacactttaataatacattttaataagagGTTTTCATCTAATAGCTTGGAATTGGCAACATCTATTGATTACtttcataaaatgaattattatgagAGTCAATGTTTTATTGAACAGTACaaa gacTTATTAAATGTGGATGTAAACACCCTTCAATCAGAAATGCTTGTGGTGAAAAATTGTGTGTCTCTCAGAAACCCCAGTTTCACTTTGGAAGATATCAAATTAATCATGGATGCAGAGCTTTAtcctaatttatataaactgtTATCATTATCTTTAACAATTCCAATTAGCTCTGCAACATGTGAAAGATCATTCTCAGCAATGAGAAAGATTAAAAATTGGCTTCGAACGTCTATGAACCACGATAGATTTACAAAtttgtcattaatttatatcgaACGAGATTTATCAAATGAATTGTGCaacgaaaaaatattagataaatttgCAATTTCTAAACGAAGGttccaattataa